The sequence AGCTGCGCTCGCTGACCGTGCTGCGCTCGGCGATAGAACCGGTGGCGGCGGGTCTGGCCGCCAGGCAGGCCACCGCCGAACAGTGTGCCGAACTCACCGAGTGCGCGCTCGGCATGGTGGCCAACTCACGCGGCCACCGGCTGGAGGAGTACCTGGTCCATGACATCGCCTTCCACCGGGTCATCCTCACGGCCTCGGGCAACGAGATGTTCGCCCGCCTCGGCGACGTGGTCGCGGAGGTGCTGGCCGGCCGGACCCATCACGAGGTGATGTTCGAGGACCCCGACCCGGCGGCCGTCACCCTGCACGTCCGGGTCGCCGAGGCGGTCCGGGCCGGCGACGGCGCCCGCGCCGAGGAGCTGACCCGGGAGATCACCGTGGGCGCCCTCCACGAACTGGACATCCTGGCGCCGTAGCCGGGCCGGCGTTATTCGAGGAAGTCCCCGTCGACGTACGCCCACGCCCCGTCCACCCGCTCGAACCGGCTGCGCTCGTGCAGCGAACCGCCCCGGTAGGAGGCGCGGAAGGTCACGGTGCCGGTGGTGTGGAAGGCGGAGCCGTCGGTGGTGTCCAGGATCTCCAGGCCCGTCCACTTCATCCGGGGATCCAGGTCCAGCCCCTCGGGCCGGGTCCGCGGGTGCCAGGTGCGCAGGAGATGGCCCGCGTCCCCCTTCACGAAGGCGCTGTAGCGCGACCGCATGAGCGCCTCGGCACTCGGGGCGGCGGCACCCGCGTGGAAGCGGCCGCAGCAGGCGTCGTAGGACTCGGGACGGCCGCAGGGGCAGGTGCGCGTGGTCATGCCCCTATTCTGCCCGGGCCAGGGGAGGCGCCCGCCGCCGGTGCGGTGCACAGTGGAAGAGGAGACGCGTCGGCGCGTCCCGCGGCCTCGCGACGCAGTGAGGAGAGACGGACGATGACTCGACCCCTGAGCAGCCGTCCTCCGTCCGTCAAGGAATGGCGGCTGAACCTCTATCTGTCCGAACACGACCCGGACACCACGGCCCGGATCGTCCTGGACACCGGTGACAACGTCCTGGAGAGCCACGCGGAGGCCCGCCGGAACCCCTACGACCGCGCGATACCGGAGATCGGCGACGAACTCGCCGCCGGACGCGCGCTGATCGCCATGGGCCGCCGGCTGCTGCGCGCGGCCGCGGGCGACATGAAGGCGGTCGGAGCGGACGAGACGGAGACTCCCGTGCCGCTGTGGCTGCCCCGGGAATGACGGGGCCCGCCGTGCTCTTCACCGACCGACTCGAAGCGGGGCGGCGGTTGGGCGCCCGCCTGGAGTATCTCCGGGGCCAGGACGTCGTGGTGCTGGGGCTGCCGCGCGGCGGTGTGCCGGTGGCGGCGGCGGTCGCCGAGGCGCTCGACGCGCCGCTGGACGTGTGCCTGGTGCGGAAGCTGGGCGTGCCCGACCAGCCAGAGCTGGGGATGGGCGCGATCGGCGAGGACGGCGTGCGGGTGATCAACCAGGAGGTGCTGCGCCACACCGGCGTCGGCCAGGCGGACCTGGACCGGGTCGAGGCGCACGAGCGCGGGGTGCTCGAACAGCGCGCCGCCCGCTACCGGGGCGCGCACGCGCCGGTGGGCATCGCGGGCCGGACCGTCGCGGTGGTCGACGACGGCGTGGCCACGGGCTCCACCGCGCGGGTGGCCTGCCGGATCGCCCGGGCCCGGGGCGCGGCACGCATCGTGCTGGCGGTCCCCGTGGCACCGCGGGACTTCGCCC is a genomic window of Streptomyces griseochromogenes containing:
- a CDS encoding FadR/GntR family transcriptional regulator — encoded protein: MTTAGRGLHGRVLDTLGPAITAGEYPPGSVLRTDELAQHFEVSRSVMREAVRVLESMHLVESRRRVGVTVRPRSEWNVYDPQVIRWRLAGADRPHQLRSLTVLRSAIEPVAAGLAARQATAEQCAELTECALGMVANSRGHRLEEYLVHDIAFHRVILTASGNEMFARLGDVVAEVLAGRTHHEVMFEDPDPAAVTLHVRVAEAVRAGDGARAEELTREITVGALHELDILAP
- a CDS encoding YchJ family protein; translation: MTTRTCPCGRPESYDACCGRFHAGAAAPSAEALMRSRYSAFVKGDAGHLLRTWHPRTRPEGLDLDPRMKWTGLEILDTTDGSAFHTTGTVTFRASYRGGSLHERSRFERVDGAWAYVDGDFLE
- a CDS encoding dsRBD fold-containing protein, with translation MTRPLSSRPPSVKEWRLNLYLSEHDPDTTARIVLDTGDNVLESHAEARRNPYDRAIPEIGDELAAGRALIAMGRRLLRAAAGDMKAVGADETETPVPLWLPRE